Part of the Pseudomonadota bacterium genome, ACAGGGCCAGGCACAGGATATTTATAGAGCCGGAAGGGCTTGATACGATAGAATACTATCCGAACGGCCTTGCTACAAGCCTTCCCCTTGACATTCAGATAGACATGCTTCGAAGTATCAATGGTCTTGAAAATGTTCAAATTACAAGGCCAGGATATGCTATTGAATATGATTTTGTTTACCCCACCCAGCTTTATCCGACCCTCGAAACAAAGGTGGTGAATAATCTATTCTTTGCAGGTCAGATAAATGGAACAACGGGTTATGAAGAAGCAGGGGCACAAGGATTAATGGCAGGTATAAATGCAGCCTTGAAGGTCAGGGAAAATGGAATGTTCACACTCGGCAGGGATGAGGCATATATAGGTGTAATGATTGATGACCTTGTTACGAAGGGGGTAGATGAGCCATACCGGATGTTTACATCAAGGGCTGAACACAGGTTATTCTTGAGGGAAGATAATGCCGATTTGAGGTTAACGGAGAAGGGATATAACATAGGGGTTGTGGGTAAGGAACGATACGACAGGGTTATTGGAAAAAAATCGAGGATTGATGAAACACTTAATATATTGAGGTCTGTAAGACTAACCCCGTCAAAGGAAACAAATAATATGTTGAAGGGGTTAGGGTTCGAGGGGATAAAAAATCCTATGACACTGGCAGAACTCCTAAAGAAACCAGAAGTCACTATGGATAATGTAAAACAGATTGAAAGAAGATTGGATAAGGTTGAGGAAGATATTGCTTACCAGGTGGAGTTGAATATAAAATACCAGGGCTATACGGATAGACAATCAGACATGGTGAAGAGGGTAAAGAAGCTTGAGGATAAAAGGATACCTCTTGATACTAAATACGAAGAAGTTTCTGGTCTTTCAAGGGAAGTTATAGAAAAACTTTCAAGGGTTAAGCCCTTTTCTCTCGGTCAGGCTTCCCGGATTCCCGGGGTTACCCCGGCTTCAATAACTGCATTGCTGATACATTTTAAAAAGAGGGGGATATTGTAGAGTGGAAGAGAATAATAATAGTGAAATAGTGGCGTGTCTAAAAAGGCTTGACGTTGATGTCTTTGGGATTGGGGCACTTTCTTTGTACAAAAAGGATTTTGTTGGTTTGAGTGGCAGCATCCAGAAGGAGTATCGATTTGCCCTCTCTTTTGGTCTCTTACTATCAAAAGGTATACTGAGTACTGTAATAGATGGGCCCAATCTTCTCTACCTTCATCACTACAGGCAGTTGAATTACCGGTTAGACATGATCGGGTATTTTCTTGCAAGAGAGATAGAGAAGAGAGGTTATAAGGCCTTGCCGTTTGCTGCTTCTCAAGTAGTAGACTGGCAGAACCATAAAGCCCATATTTCCCACAAGAGGGTAGGGGAGATTTCTGGTATAGGCTGGATAGGCAGAAATAATCTCCTCATTAACCCTGTCTTTGGGGCTCAGGTCAGATATAATACAGTCCTTACAGACATGCCCCTTGTCCCCGATAAACCGCTCAATGTGAATTGCGGGGAATGCATGGCATGTATTGATGTGTGTCCTGCCCGTGCAATAAAGGAAGATGCTGCCCAGTTTGATCATCTTGGATGTTTTGAAATGCTAAAAAAATTTAAAAATGAGAAAAATCTTGGCCATCATATCTGCGGGATATGTGTGGAGGCGTGCAAGGGGGATAGATGAAGGCGCTCATTGCCCTTGAGGATGGTACGGTATTTGAGGGCAAAAATTTTGGAATAGACGGCGAAAGGGAGGGGGAGATT contains:
- the mnmG gene encoding tRNA uridine-5-carboxymethylaminomethyl(34) synthesis enzyme MnmG, encoding MDRFDVIVVGAGHAGCEAALASSRMHAKTLLLTINLDHIAYMSCNPAIGGLGKSHLVKELDALDGEMARNIDATGIQFRILNMKKGPAVRSTRIQADKMKYALRMKKRLGEQENLYVRQGIVEKLLVNKKTVTGVVTKWGERFNGKVIIITTGTFLKGLIHVGLEHFEAGRMGDIPSIGLSKCLKKLGFEMGRLKTGTCPRLDGRTIDFSKLEPQHSDNPPKPFSFLTEHITNRLVPCYITYTNEKTHETIKSGLDRSPLYTGKIKGTGVRYCPSIEDKVVRFKDRARHRIFIEPEGLDTIEYYPNGLATSLPLDIQIDMLRSINGLENVQITRPGYAIEYDFVYPTQLYPTLETKVVNNLFFAGQINGTTGYEEAGAQGLMAGINAALKVRENGMFTLGRDEAYIGVMIDDLVTKGVDEPYRMFTSRAEHRLFLREDNADLRLTEKGYNIGVVGKERYDRVIGKKSRIDETLNILRSVRLTPSKETNNMLKGLGFEGIKNPMTLAELLKKPEVTMDNVKQIERRLDKVEEDIAYQVELNIKYQGYTDRQSDMVKRVKKLEDKRIPLDTKYEEVSGLSREVIEKLSRVKPFSLGQASRIPGVTPASITALLIHFKKRGIL